One window from the genome of Gopherus evgoodei ecotype Sinaloan lineage chromosome 2, rGopEvg1_v1.p, whole genome shotgun sequence encodes:
- the LOC115645246 gene encoding lymphocyte antigen 6E-like encodes MKAFLFALLAAVLCAERVSSLKCFTCNDEPSNWNCIKITDCAENDKYCLTTYTKTGLGEKAEYRITKKCSAECPQTNWNVGIAAASTSCCQHSLCNISGASSVKSSYAVMATGILASLIYVLR; translated from the exons ATGAAGGCTTTTCTTTTCGCCCTGCTGGCTGCAGTCCTGTGTGCGGAGCGAG TTTCCTCCCTGAAATGCTTCACTTGCAATGATGAACCCTCCAACTGGAATTGTATTAAAATAACGGACTGTGCAGAGAACGACAAATACTGTCTAACAACCTACACAAAGACAGGGCTTG GTGAGAAAGCTGAGTACCGCATCACCAAGAAATGCTCTGCCGAGTGTCCTCAGACAAACTGGAATGTTGGTATAGCAGCTGCTTCTACCTCTTGCTGTCAGCATTCCTTGTGCAATATCAGCGGGGCCAGCAGCGTGAAATCCAGCTACGCAGTGATGGCCACGGGGATCTTGGCCAGTCTCATCTATGTCCTCAGATAG